The following is a genomic window from Daphnia magna isolate NIES linkage group LG4, ASM2063170v1.1, whole genome shotgun sequence.
CGACAGGACGGACGGAAACTCACTCCATTTTCTTGGACGACCTTGACTGGTTATTAGTTGTGATCACCTGCAGTGAATATCACGTAATATCATTTCCAATAAAATACAATGGCGGCCGTAGCGAAACCACAGATTTTCAAGTCGGTCCTCAATGGAGCCAAGCAGTTTTCTACCTCATCCAAGGTAAAATAATACATTTATATTTAAACCTAACTTATGCAATAAATTTGGTAATTTAATCATGGCTTGAACTTAGCCAATACGAATAAACCATGCTAAACCGGTTAAGACTCACCGAAAACATAACGACAGTGAAAAAATCTATTCGATAGTCGTCGTAGTAGCTTAGACAACATTTTTTAGAATAGTCTAACCTATTTCTTATATCTATTTTACTTCTAAGTTCTAACTTATAAaaagtttttatcttctcacTTGAAAAATTTAGAGTCACACAAAGGTAGCTGTTATGGGAGCTAGTGGTGGCATTGGTCAACCTCTATCATTATTGCTGAAGCAATCACCTTTAGTTTCTCAGCTCAACTTGTATGATATCGTCCACACTCCTGGTGTGGCAGCTGATTTGAGCCACATCAATTCCAAAGCCAAAGTTCAAGGCTTTGTTGGACCTGATCAattgaaggtaaaaaaaaaacaaaataactaCCTAAAGACTTTCCTTTAATATCCTTTTGTAAATACAGAGCTCTCTAGAAGGTTGTGAAGTTGTCATTATCCCAGCTGGTGTTCCTCGTAAACCAGGCATGACCCGAGATGATCTTTTCAACATCAATGCTTCAATCGTCCGTGATTTGGCAGTTGCTGTTGCTGAAGTTTGTCCTAAAGCACTGATTGGAATAATCGCCAACCCAGTATGtgatctaaaataaaaattttatctaTTTTATAAAAGTCATTTTAgttattcatatttttcttaaaaGGTTAACAGCACCGTTCCGATTGCCAGTGAAGTATTCCAGAAAGCTGGCGTCTACGACCAGAACAGAATTTTTGGTGTCACTACACTAGATGTTGTCCGGGCTAATGCTTTTATTGCTGAACTGAAGGTAATCAAGATTGTCGATAAAATGCCCGTTACAGTTGCTTAATACTATCCAATTTACAAGGGTTTGGATCCAACCACAGTGAACTGCCCAGTCATTGGTGGCCATGCAGGCATCACAATTATTCCCCTGATTTCCCAGTGCCAGCCTGCCGTTTCATTCCCAACTGACCAGCTTAAAGCGCTCACTGAACGTATTCAGGTAACCGCCTTTAAAGACAAATTTGTATTGCAAGTCATTATCGTCCATTTTACCACAGGAAGCTGGAACTGAAGTTGTAAAGGCCAAGGCTGGTGCAGGATCTGCCACGTTATCTATGGCTTTTGCTGGTGCTCGGTTTGCCATTTCTTTGATCCGAGCTCTCAGAGGTGAAAAGGGGATTGTTGAATGTGCATACGTTCGGTCTGACTTGACtgaatcaaaatatttttcgaCCCCTATTCTTTTGGGTGTAAGTatctttatttcattttaatttcattttaataATATATGTTGTAGCCACGTACGTTTAAATGTCTTCTCCCCAATTACAGCCCAATGGTATCGAAAAGAATCTTGGACTTGGTAACTTGTCCGAATTCGAAAAGCAGCTAGTTGCTGCTTCAATCCCTGAACTGAAGAAAAACATTAAGAAGGGAGAGGAGTTCGTCCTTAAACACTAAAGGAAAGGTTGCGAGAATCAAGCGTGGAGCAACTAACTACAAAAAGCAAACTAGCTATCGGATATATATTGTATGATCTGCCGGAAAAAGTCTAGTAAGTCACACTTAGATTCATTTACAGAGTGGTGTATAATTAGGCAGAAATACACCTAATTGTTTGGTGATCAAATCATATATCataatattttatattttactttatattaTTGATCTTGTCAATTTGTAGCGAAAATTCGTTCAAACATGAAGTTTGAATTTCATCTCACATGATCTTGCCATAACCTATCCATGAGAACGATGATGTTGATCAACAGCATAAACGCGAATGTAGTCAATGCGCATGGCGTTGTCCTCTGTTTCTGGGTTCCAGGTGGGCAACCAGTCCATTCTTTTCTCCCAGAATGGACGCATCTGAACTGGATCCGATATTTTCCATGGTTTTTCAAGTGGTTGGTCGAAAGGCTGGTTGATGCACCAATCTGGAAACATGTCGCCACCAACCGCAACATCCAGGATAAAATGAAACTGGAAATACCGCCAATCCATATTATCGATGTGAAACAATTGTAAACAATTTAAACAAAGCCAAGTAATATTACAGGGTGATCAAAAGGGGCGATTCGGGTACCGTTACCCGTAATGTTCCAAATGTTTTGCCCTTCAAAGCCGCCCATTTTCCAGAAGCCACCCTCCGGAGGACTTACGTGTCCAATTAGGTCATCGTCTACATAGAAATTGAATCCTATCGGTAGCCATTCCATTGCGAAGATATGGAAATCTGATGAGAAATCTGGATTCCTTTGAACTCTGAAACGATTCCCATCTCAGTAAGTTATAATTATACTTAAGATTATTCTAACTCGTCTTACTTTTGCCAATATGTTAACCTGTGACCGTTATGATGAGAATCGGGTCCCCAATGTAAGCTGGTACCACTTAATTGCCTTCCGTAAGACTTACTACCACACGAGAGATTAACGTTACTTCTGACTTCTGTTATGTCGATTTCTCCCGATCGGGGATTACTTCCGTAGACGGAATCGGTAGGTGACATCCAAAtagcttttttgttttgttgggaGAAGGGGTGGGGGTGGAATTGCCgtgtaaaaaaacaaccatTTTACGAAAAAGACTTCTGTGTGTGTCAATCGTCTATGTGTACCTGGCCATATCCAGTCGCCTTTGGGCATTTTAGCGCGAACTTCAACAAAGCCGTAGGTAAAGCTGAACGAGTTTCTCGTGTGAATTCGTGCGGATTGAATGGGCGGAATTATGTCGTCACCGGATTTTCtggcaaagaaagaaatgtagttgagtaaaagaaaattttttttttgaattttcagccGAGATTACACAATGCATCCCCCTCCCCAGTTGACGTTGCATCCTTCAAGAGTTAAATCGATCGTCCCATTGTAAAGAAACTCGGGGCCGTAGCGGTCGGCTGTGAATGTCGGTTTGATAAACAAATTACCGTCGCGAACGTAGCTGTTCTCAATTCCACGAAAAGTTTGTAATAGCAATTGCAAATAATTTATAATTTCACTGGACACCGTAcaaagaaatgaatgaaatacgAACATATTTTGGCTTCGGTTGACATAGATTTGAAACGCATTGCTTCCACGCCAGCCGCTGATCATTGGAGTCCATTTGCTGTgctatttattattattattattattttagtatgtatgtataaaaaaataagtaacAGCAAAACTACGTCCAAGTGATCGAACTCATCTCGCCAAATGAGTGGCCCCCGACGAATTTTGGAATATGGTAATCCTTTTATGCTACAGTACCGCTCTTTTTTAGCTGACGATGCTTTGTAAGGAGTATCACGTCGCAACAAAGAATTGCAACCGAAACTGTCCGAAACGAAAACTGCAAAGCATAGACATACAGCAAGAAACTTCATTATCCTAGTTGTACTCGAAGAGACACTGCTACTGACACACTCAAAAACACACTGACCGATCATATAGGACGCGATAAGGACAAATCGATCAAAACTCGGCGTACGAATAGAGAGCAACAGTACATTAGACGTCGACATAGCAAACCCTGGATCCAAACCCTGTACttggattttgttttcccaacTATCCTAATTTATAGTTCCAAAGGTTTTTACACTCAAATTTTTACATGTTATAAATTGTATTTTTTAGCGCGTCCCTTATTTTATGATACTGTATGTCGCTATTTGAGCTGccgtaaaagaaagaaaaaaacgctGGTTGGAACCGGTTTACCTAAAATGACCCAATCCACTCACCATCCATCGTCATCTAGTGGCAAAAACAAGAACCCGTAAAAAGTATTTTCCAATAACTTGTTCCTAGCGGTGAACTCGTTCACATCTTTTTCGATTCCCTTCAGTCTTAAGCTACATTTACACTACAGGGTTTTGGTACGGAACGCCTTTTgacccacttttttttaagtcaactctttttcgatGGTTGTCGGTTGTCCGTTTATTTtgcaaataaatagataatTTGCatagccatctagcggtcacaATCGTCACTTGAAGGAGGGATTTGAATAGATGACGCcttcaagggaggaggagtctacCTAACTATTGTTGATCGATTGTTATGTCGCATTGACAGACACAGTTGTGAATTTCGATGAGCGTTGCACACCTTGGAGGCCTCGTTGGTAATCGTATTGATAATAAAGAAATGTAAGGCAACTGGAATTTCTCACTTTGTTCTTAGACTCGCCAGTTGAAGATACGTGTGCACAGTGTTAGTGCTTGGGTGCTTCGAGAGGAAATTGCAGCATAAAGGTAAAAGTCAgaagttttcttgttttggtTTAACATGTTTAATTGTAATTTGATTTGGTGTTGTTCATGCAGTGGGGGTCGCCAGAAAGATATCGCATCCGCCTAGCAACTCCAAGGTTCGTGGTTCGATTTCCAGTAGGTTCCTGGTGTCCTGGGCTTCCCACCTTCCCAGGTGTCTACCTTCCACGTCGCCAGTCGGGTCGAGAAacttccccattacgaagtaatgggacTGATGTTTTGGCAAGGATTAATATAATATCCAATAACAAATTTCAATAAATTGTTCAATTTGATTTATCGGGGCCAATACGGAGTTTGCTACTTGAATATTTGCAATTGACTTTAACCATTCGCTTCCTCTGCTGAGAGATTTCAAACATACTGCCTGATCAATAGTAAGTGTTTATGAGAATGTAATATATATTATCTCAATTGAAATTGTTCATATCTTCAGTAATGATTTCGACTCTTTTAAGATTTGAACGCTTATCCTTCGGCGTACCatgccgatgctctaccactgagccataAGTCATGTAGTCTCTTCGTCTATATTTTCGTGTTATTAGAGTACCAcaaatttggacttagaaaaatttttgtaaagtGATTTAAGATAACTTTCTGTTAACATGTTTACTTTAATTCCATTTAATAAACACATTTATAATTATCACATTAACCCTCATCCGGGAGTTGAACCCGAAACCTTTGAATCCGTTAAACAACGTTCTACCACAGAGCTATAATCCTTGAACTCTAGGTATCCAGGATAACATATACTTTTACGAGCCTATGAAAATTGCCTTTATTATCTTTTATtgccttctaatattagtgcAAAAGTAAAtgtaactcatggctcaacggttgagcatcggcaatgcaCGCCGAAAGAttggggatcgatacccgaaagagttaaattaaaatctgTGAAAGCATATCAATACATCTGAAAAACCGATAAATACAATGATTGTAAACAAATTCATCCTGCAGGCAAATAAAACTCTCGTAAGTATGAAATTCAAGTATCTAAAATAGCAAACTACCTACTCCAGGATTGGAATTTCATCGGCGGTAATTCATGAGTGCTTCGGAATTCTCAGTATACAAACTATACACCAGTGACATCTCAGCAGTGTTAAAAGTTcaatccttaaaagaaaaaagtataaTGTCACAATTAAGACACAGAAATAATGTGGACACAATGAAAATATAAGGGaaaaacttttcaaaattattgtaaaacaaaatttgtattgacaaTTCTCCAAGcaatgaaatattttgcaacttttaaaaggcaaagtacccatttcaaaagttgctgtcaaccaaggcagggggagacactgcctcaattgactcaccggggagattacccagtgcgtggctaagagaagccggaagaagagctgaagatttggaacatttttacaggagcgattaacctttaattcggatttgtgggtagcgacatggccctccataagcatttcatcgaaccatgaggacccccacgtcccctttccggccagagccctccaaacctcgatatatgttgtttttatatataccgtacagtaggggcgtgaccccctacgggcttattacgagtcaaggggaaacggggccacagaaaagaagggagcccagatatgcactttaATTTATGTACGACAAATACCATAACGTGAGagaatgtttttcatttcatggGTATTTCCGatcgtgtttccaaacttcAGCATTGACAAAAACTCTCGCCTCATTCTGAAACCCCATTTTCCATTTATAACGTTTattaacctaaaaaaaaaataaataaaaaaaaaaaaataaataaataacaaaacaaaaaaacaaatcagcaCAAAGCATTTTTGCTTATGGAACTTACTTTAAAACATTAGTGTGTGCAATCCTTCTATGGTCTTATAAATTAAAAGCTTCTACCAGGATTTCTAAATGAAATCTGAATCCGACATAGAATGAGCATCCAATAATTTACGTTAGAAGAACATTATGTTCGGTAAAGGTGTTCCTTTCCGATATCCGATATGGCTAAAatcctttaaaataaaaaagtagaaaTATAAGTGGGAATTAGATATGAAATcagtttttaaataatgaaaaatttataaaCCTCTTGCAGGTCAAGTCGGTAACCAAATGAATCCTTATTTTTCATTAGACCATTAGACTCACGTTCGAATGATTGAGTTCACTTCCTTATCATATGGTTTACTTAGCAGGATTTGTTATCTGACGTGTGACTAGTTGACTACTTTCTTCGGTCCGATACTGGTCAGGCCTAGATGAGGTGAGTTGGTTGAAGACACGCGATTCCAAGTTTGATTCTTTAGCCACTACCAGTGGAATGACACATATCCAAGTACAAAGTTGCATAGATGTCTCAACATATGTTTTCAGCTGATACAATTGATTTCAGTCATCAGCATATCTGTTCTGTAATATTAGAGAAGAAACATtataaacatttcaaaatgagactttgaaaaataaaaaaaccgaCAAGAAATTCCAACCACTGCAAGTTTTCTTGGGAGCTCCTTTCTCTAAGCTTTCTTTCGTTTGACTAAAGCAATTCTAAAATTATTCtaataaaaatgcaaatgaaagaTCTGCCATCAAGGAAACTTGCATGATGCATATGAATAGGCTAAGCTAACAAAGCTGATTCAGCAAtccaaatgtaaaaaaaaaaaatgttttcttcttacaTAACACTGAGATTCAATTTAACTTTGCTATCAACATTTGTTTACCATAGACCAATGATGCCAACATTTCGTGGATATACGATTTTCGGATAAAACAGTGAACCGTGAAACTCTTTACCGTTCAACCCAAAGGCGAATGTAAAAAAGATCAATATCTTGTGGTTCAAAGTCATGCAGAAGGGTTccagtgtttgttttttttggcaatCTGACATTATTCAGTCCATCAATTCTAGGCCataaaaaagtagaaaacgtGAAAGAAGTGCTTacttaaaatgtttgaaaactctaacataaaaagattttttttttttttaccacgaGAAGATATGGATTCATTGAATGTGACTAACACACTGCAAACATTAAAGAGTATCACTCTTTTGGTCTATCTATCCTATTGCCAAATGAAACAGGTGGTTTTACTTAATAACAGGTTACCATCCTTACAGTGATAGCACTGAAATTGAATCGACATATTATGGGTGCCTGCTTCAACCATTTCGAAAGTTTGGTAATATCTCCAGGGGTGTCAACAACAAGTGAGTTGATGTAACTGGTTTGACACAGATACAAAGGCTCAGTCTATACCGTGGTCTAAAATCACAACAAGCTAACATCTCTGCAActgtaaagaataaaaagattaaataaaaaatatatatatatccaaacaaattgttttgcaACTAACTTACAGGGAAGAAACAAATAACAATATGGTATTGCTTATTGTCAGACTCAAACTATCAGGAGACTATGGTAGCTAACAACTTAAACCACACAATGTGTTACTCCTGTGAAAGAAGTTGCAATTTATTTTGGCTGTGGACAAAAATAAATGCAGCATGTTGTTATTGGCAACAAAGTTGTTGTATCTCATTAACTGCAATTACAATGGTCTTCCGTTGACTGAACAGCTTGGCTTCTGCTGCTATAGAGTGGAAATGCTGCTGATAACTTGTAAAAGAAATCCAATTTCCTTCATCATccaatatatatttaaacaaggATTATTCTGACTTATTTACCAATTTgtgataaatgaaaaaaaatgtatcaatTTTGTGCTGGTCGGTTACAACACGTGTACATTATGGAAATCCGTTccgatatccgattacgaCAATGTTTCTCCACCAATTAACACACATCGCGTCGAAAACTACGAAAACCTACGCCATTAAACAATCTAATTGATTCTCTTCTTCTACGTCGCAATTCTATGGCCTAGGTCACACCTATTGGTAAAATCTATTGCCCCCCAGAATTCTGGGGGGTAATAGCAATTTAGGCCGTTGGAAGAAATTCTAGTGGCGTCAGTGGTCAGTTGCTAATTGCTATTGCCCCACAGAATCCAGATGGCAGCGTGTCTCACTAATTTTCTCGGGtcaggataaaatgcggacgcggaccgcggactgcggacaggagaaactgcggactttcacctgcggactggccTCCCGATTTTTACATTAGCTAAACGACTGACCAACACTCAACAGACCTAGGTCAACTCAgtgtagaaaaaaatataatatgTGGGAACAGTAGAAAACGATGAAGACGGAGGCCCCAAGAATTCTGGGATGCAATAGATTTTACCAATTTGAAATGTAAAATCGCTGGTTttacgagaaaaccaatgactttATCGAAATtatcgttcaattttgattgtaccgtgtgatttttgtcgattgtcaaaatttaaaatttgacTGATGTGCTAAAAGCGTCTAAACCGTAAACCGTGAAACAATGATCATGGCTCCGCGTTGAGTTATGCACTTTAAGTCCAAAAACTTTCCGCCCTAAACTTCACACTTTAGGTACTCGtgtaaataaacaaaagagacTGTAGCTATAACTTGTTTTAAATGATTGGTATTAGTTGAGTTTGAGTATTATTTATCCATTGAAAAAGTTTCATTAACTCTTGATATTTGCTGTAGTCTTTGTTGGTAGTCTCTTTGCCTTACACTTTACAGTGGGGCACAATGTTTTCCAATTGTCGTCGAATTTTGAGTTGCGGAAGAATTTCACATCACCTCTTTCCCAGGTAATGAggtattttttattctatttaaACCTCCTAATAAACTATATCTGTGATATTTTCCCCTCAAGAAATGGATCTAACAACAGCACTGTAAAGAAGAGGGTCCAAGATGTGGGACACAAAGtttcaaaagaaatcaaaagttaCGCCTTGACCAAGTATGTTGACTATGTAAGAAACTATGACAAGATTCTGGAGGTGCGTTTTCCAAAGGCAATGAAGTATGTCATAGattaaacaataaagaaaaatattaaaaagtaaacaatGTTTTCATAATCATTTTGTATAGGGTCTACAGGGTTTTCTCTGTGGGCATCAAAGACCTTTACCAAGACACTAAAGCTTTTGTCAAAGTAAAGAATCTTATCCGGAATGCCAAGAAAAATGGTGGAGGAATTCATTGTTTGGGGCTGAAGGATATGGAAATCTTCTACCGAAGTAGAACAGAGTTATAGTGAATTATATTTCTTATACTAGTctttgttgtaacttttttcCAGTGCCTAGAGAAATGTTGAGAGTCTCACCAGTTCTTCTCATTAGTGCTTTACCATTTGCCAATTATATCATTTTTCC
Proteins encoded in this region:
- the LOC116921449 gene encoding malate dehydrogenase, mitochondrial, with the translated sequence MAAVAKPQIFKSVLNGAKQFSTSSKSHTKVAVMGASGGIGQPLSLLLKQSPLVSQLNLYDIVHTPGVAADLSHINSKAKVQGFVGPDQLKSSLEGCEVVIIPAGVPRKPGMTRDDLFNINASIVRDLAVAVAEVCPKALIGIIANPVNSTVPIASEVFQKAGVYDQNRIFGVTTLDVVRANAFIAELKGLDPTTVNCPVIGGHAGITIIPLISQCQPAVSFPTDQLKALTERIQEAGTEVVKAKAGAGSATLSMAFAGARFAISLIRALRGEKGIVECAYVRSDLTESKYFSTPILLGPNGIEKNLGLGNLSEFEKQLVAASIPELKKNIKKGEEFVLKH
- the LOC116921446 gene encoding beta-1,3-glucan-binding protein isoform X2, which translates into the protein MSTSNVLLLSIRTPSFDRFVLIASYMIVFVSDSFGCNSLLRRDTPYKASSAKKERYCSIKGLPYSKIRRGPLIWRDEFDHLDHSKWTPMISGWRGSNAFQIYVNRSQNIYVRDGNLFIKPTFTADRYGPEFLYNGTIDLTLEGCNVNWGGGCIVKSGDDIIPPIQSARIHTRNSFSFTYGFVEVRAKMPKGDWIWPAIWMSPTDSVYGSNPRSGEIDITEVRSNVNLSCGSKSYGRQLSGTSLHWGPDSHHNGHRLTYWQKVQRNPDFSSDFHIFAMEWLPIGFNFYVDDDLIGHVSPPEGGFWKMGGFEGQNIWNITGNGTRIAPFDHPFHFILDVAVGGDMFPDWCINQPFDQPLEKPWKISDPVQMRPFWEKRMDWLPTWNPETEDNAMRIDYIRVYAVDQHHRSHG
- the LOC116921446 gene encoding beta-1,3-glucan-binding protein isoform X1, which gives rise to MSTSNVLLLSIRTPSFDRFVLIASYMIGQCVFECVSSSVSSSTTRIMKFLAVCLCFAVFVSDSFGCNSLLRRDTPYKASSAKKERYCSIKGLPYSKIRRGPLIWRDEFDHLDHSKWTPMISGWRGSNAFQIYVNRSQNIYVRDGNLFIKPTFTADRYGPEFLYNGTIDLTLEGCNVNWGGGCIVKSGDDIIPPIQSARIHTRNSFSFTYGFVEVRAKMPKGDWIWPAIWMSPTDSVYGSNPRSGEIDITEVRSNVNLSCGSKSYGRQLSGTSLHWGPDSHHNGHRLTYWQKVQRNPDFSSDFHIFAMEWLPIGFNFYVDDDLIGHVSPPEGGFWKMGGFEGQNIWNITGNGTRIAPFDHPFHFILDVAVGGDMFPDWCINQPFDQPLEKPWKISDPVQMRPFWEKRMDWLPTWNPETEDNAMRIDYIRVYAVDQHHRSHG